One genomic window of Sphingobacterium oryzagri includes the following:
- a CDS encoding NADH-quinone oxidoreductase subunit N codes for MGAIITLSILGILLLYLGLFQAKNALLPVTLVGLLVALGFIFSLWNTDAVPLFNGMVVFDRFALAFSALCILVTGLILLLSKAYFRSISEHIAEYYCLIIFSLTGALLVNSYHNFAMLFIGIEIMSVALYILVGIRKSDFSSNEAALKYFLMGAFSTGFLLFGITLMYGASGTFDISGLRDYVMSAQPISPLFYGGILLMLCGLCFKIGAAPFHFWTPDVYDGAPILITAFMSTVVKIASFVGFLRLFGTVLLPLDAFWTPILLTITVVTLFVGNISALLQTSFKRMMAYSSISHAGYMLFAIVSIGPSSASSILVYATAYALASVVAFATLIVVKRKTGSDQFESFNGLGKTQPLLAFVLTVAMLSLAGIPLTAGFIGKFMMFNNVMGNYNIMLLILAAISAAIAVYYYLHVVVNMYFKEDANNPSNPLHLSASYKVVLAVAVMLTLLLGIYPDVLITLL; via the coding sequence ATGGGGGCGATAATTACATTAAGTATTCTGGGGATTTTATTGTTGTATCTCGGTTTGTTCCAAGCAAAGAATGCCTTGCTTCCCGTAACGCTCGTGGGCTTACTGGTGGCGTTGGGCTTTATCTTTTCGCTGTGGAATACCGATGCCGTTCCCTTATTTAACGGGATGGTGGTGTTTGATCGCTTTGCGTTGGCATTTTCTGCTTTGTGTATCCTGGTTACAGGTTTGATATTGCTCTTATCGAAAGCTTACTTTCGGTCGATCAGCGAACATATTGCCGAATATTATTGTCTTATTATTTTTTCCCTTACCGGTGCTCTTTTGGTCAATTCCTACCATAATTTTGCGATGCTGTTTATCGGGATTGAGATTATGTCTGTGGCCTTATACATTTTGGTCGGAATCCGGAAAAGTGACTTCTCGTCTAATGAAGCGGCTTTAAAGTATTTTTTAATGGGAGCTTTCTCCACCGGATTTTTGCTTTTCGGCATCACGCTGATGTACGGCGCTTCCGGCACGTTCGATATTAGCGGTTTGCGCGACTACGTGATGTCTGCACAACCTATCTCTCCACTTTTTTATGGCGGAATTTTATTGATGCTTTGTGGGTTATGTTTCAAGATTGGTGCAGCGCCTTTTCACTTTTGGACGCCCGATGTGTATGATGGAGCGCCAATATTGATTACGGCCTTTATGAGTACCGTGGTTAAGATTGCTTCTTTTGTCGGCTTCCTTCGTCTTTTTGGCACGGTGCTGTTACCGCTGGACGCTTTTTGGACACCGATTCTTTTGACGATTACGGTCGTCACGCTCTTTGTCGGTAACATATCGGCTCTGCTACAAACCAGCTTTAAACGTATGATGGCGTATTCCAGCATATCGCATGCGGGGTATATGCTTTTCGCTATCGTTTCTATAGGTCCATCATCTGCATCGAGCATTTTGGTGTATGCCACAGCCTACGCGCTGGCTTCGGTTGTTGCCTTTGCTACGCTCATTGTTGTCAAACGCAAAACGGGTTCGGATCAATTCGAATCGTTTAACGGCCTCGGCAAAACACAGCCACTCCTGGCTTTTGTCTTGACCGTGGCGATGCTGTCACTCGCCGGTATACCGCTTACCGCCGGATTTATCGGAAAGTTTATGATGTTTAACAACGTGATGGGCAATTACAATATCATGCTGCTCATCTTGGCGGCCATCAGCGCAGCCATTGCGGTATATTATTATTTGCATGTAGTGGTTAATATGTATTTCAAAGAAGATGCGAATAACCCTTCGAATCCACTACATTTATCTGCGAGCTACAAGGTGGTGTTGGCCG
- a CDS encoding complex I subunit 4 family protein: MDNLFILLLLPVLSALLLCFVKEASRAKWIALVGALLSLGVAVPFLIKFVPDATLQFEQNWLWIASLGVHFHIGIDGISLPLVLLTNVLVPLIIIASFEKKYTGSYYALVSFMQAGLLLVFVAQDAFSFYVGWELALIPIYFICGLWGSGDRIRVNLKFFVYTFLGSLFMLVALIFLYNQGTTRSLEWNSLVTLNLPEAAQRWIFWAFFLAFAIKIPIFPFHTWQPDTYTHAPAGGSMLLAGIMLKMGVYGLIRWLLPIAPFAVLSYSHILMLLCTIGIVYASIIAFKQQDAKRLIAYSSIAHVGLIAAGVFSWQAEGLQGAVLQMVNHGLSVVGLFFIIDLLESRTGTRDLAEWGGFAKQMPVLAAFFLIILMGAIGLPLTNGFIGEFLLLKGIFDYGVWFAAFGGLTLILGAVYMLRFYQKAMLGPLSTAHTTVPDVKGHEVLLLTIIVFFTLFLGVWPKAILHLSEASVTNLLNQIKF, translated from the coding sequence ATGGATAACCTATTTATATTATTGTTGCTGCCTGTATTATCTGCACTGCTGCTTTGCTTTGTAAAAGAAGCTAGTCGTGCAAAATGGATTGCATTGGTTGGCGCATTATTGTCATTGGGCGTTGCCGTTCCCTTTTTAATTAAGTTTGTGCCCGATGCTACATTGCAATTTGAACAGAATTGGCTTTGGATTGCATCGTTGGGTGTTCATTTTCATATTGGCATAGATGGCATTAGTTTGCCGTTGGTTTTGTTGACCAATGTGTTGGTGCCGCTCATCATTATTGCCTCTTTTGAAAAGAAGTATACGGGCAGTTATTATGCGCTGGTTTCCTTTATGCAGGCGGGCCTGCTGCTGGTCTTTGTCGCCCAGGATGCCTTCTCATTTTACGTAGGTTGGGAGCTGGCTTTGATACCGATCTATTTTATTTGCGGTTTGTGGGGTAGCGGAGATCGTATTCGCGTCAACCTCAAGTTTTTCGTATACACCTTTTTAGGAAGCTTATTTATGTTGGTGGCCCTGATCTTTTTATACAATCAAGGAACAACACGCAGCCTGGAATGGAATTCGTTGGTTACCTTAAACCTGCCCGAAGCCGCACAGCGTTGGATATTTTGGGCATTTTTCTTAGCTTTCGCGATCAAGATACCCATTTTTCCATTTCATACCTGGCAGCCTGATACGTATACCCATGCGCCTGCTGGAGGAAGTATGTTGCTCGCCGGAATCATGCTGAAGATGGGCGTTTACGGTTTAATACGTTGGTTATTGCCTATCGCGCCGTTTGCGGTGTTGAGCTATAGTCACATCCTCATGCTACTTTGTACTATTGGCATTGTTTACGCTTCCATCATAGCTTTCAAACAGCAGGATGCCAAGCGTCTGATAGCTTATTCGTCCATCGCACACGTAGGTTTGATCGCAGCGGGCGTATTTTCCTGGCAAGCAGAAGGTTTGCAAGGTGCCGTTTTACAGATGGTGAACCACGGATTGAGCGTTGTCGGTCTATTTTTTATCATCGACCTGTTGGAAAGTCGTACGGGCACGCGTGATCTTGCTGAGTGGGGTGGATTTGCAAAACAAATGCCTGTACTGGCCGCGTTTTTTCTGATCATTTTGATGGGCGCGATAGGTCTTCCGTTGACAAACGGGTTTATCGGCGAATTTCTATTGCTCAAAGGCATCTTTGACTATGGCGTTTGGTTTGCTGCCTTCGGCGGATTGACCTTGATATTGGGCGCAGTTTATATGCTGCGGTTTTATCAGAAAGCGATGTTGGGGCCATTGTCGACAGCGCATACCACGGTACCTGATGTTAAAGGGCATGAGGTGCTGCTGTTAACCATTATCGTTTTCTTCACACTATTTTTAGGTGTTTGGCCGAAAGCTATTCTGCACCTGTCCGAAGCATCGGTTACGAATCTATTGAATCAAATTAAATTTTAA
- the nuoL gene encoding NADH-quinone oxidoreductase subunit L: MSQLIWLIPLIPFIGFVINGLTRNVVPKSVTAIVGCGVVLASFILSVMGYLEVSAAREAGLPSTLTLHLFDWFSVGRMQVGLSLLLDPLSALMLLIITGIGLLIHLYSCSYMAHDAGFGKFFAYLNLFIFFMTILVLGSNYLVMFIGWEGVGLCSYLLIGFWFKNVSYANAAKKAFIMNRIGDLGFLIAMFFILENFGTLEYAEVFSKASTLPVGNITLLTITLLLFIAATGKSAQIPLFTWLPDAMAGPTPVSALIHAATMVTAGIYLVVRSNVLFLLAPFTMEIMAVVGLVTALVGAFIALTQHDIKKVLAYSTVSQLGYMFLGLGVGAFTGAFFHVLTHAFFKALLFLGAGSVIHAMHNEQDMRKMGGLRKALPITFTTMLIGTIAISGIPPFAGFFSKDEILAHTFQHQPLFWAVGFLTALCTAFYMFRLLFLTFFGKFRGTDEQQRHLHESPWQMTLPLIVLAILSALGGWINLPAALGGHHNLETFLAPIFELGKPHSVALSLSHSTEYMLMAVSSLGAIVMLILAYVRYVKSGRIPKPENEATGLLHRLSFHKLYVDELYDLLFVKPFKKLSRFLFTYIDKMGIDGFVNGVGEFFVGSGKGIRQLQSGHVGFYIMMMVIGVIAILIYGIVRI; this comes from the coding sequence ATGTCACAATTAATTTGGTTGATCCCGTTAATCCCCTTTATAGGCTTTGTCATCAATGGCTTGACAAGAAATGTAGTGCCGAAATCGGTCACCGCTATCGTAGGCTGTGGCGTCGTGCTCGCATCGTTTATTTTAAGCGTAATGGGCTATTTAGAAGTTTCGGCCGCACGTGAGGCTGGGCTTCCCTCCACGTTAACGTTGCACCTGTTCGATTGGTTTTCTGTAGGGCGAATGCAGGTTGGTCTATCGCTTTTGTTAGATCCGCTTAGTGCACTCATGTTATTAATCATTACAGGTATTGGTTTGCTGATTCACCTCTATTCTTGTTCTTACATGGCGCATGATGCGGGCTTCGGCAAGTTCTTTGCCTACCTCAATCTGTTTATCTTCTTTATGACGATTCTGGTGCTAGGGTCCAATTACCTGGTCATGTTTATCGGATGGGAGGGTGTTGGTTTGTGTTCTTACCTATTAATTGGTTTCTGGTTTAAGAATGTTTCCTATGCTAATGCAGCAAAAAAAGCCTTTATCATGAATCGAATTGGAGATTTAGGCTTTTTAATCGCGATGTTTTTCATTTTGGAAAACTTTGGAACGCTCGAATATGCCGAAGTATTTTCAAAAGCAAGTACGCTTCCAGTAGGTAATATCACGCTTTTAACCATTACCTTACTTCTTTTTATCGCTGCAACAGGTAAATCGGCACAAATTCCTTTATTTACTTGGTTACCTGATGCGATGGCCGGTCCAACGCCAGTTTCTGCCCTTATTCACGCTGCGACGATGGTCACTGCCGGTATTTATTTGGTCGTTCGGTCCAACGTGCTATTTTTGCTGGCACCATTTACGATGGAAATTATGGCAGTCGTAGGCCTGGTTACCGCTTTAGTCGGTGCTTTTATAGCGCTTACACAGCATGATATCAAAAAAGTTCTCGCATATTCAACAGTTTCCCAATTGGGATACATGTTTTTAGGCCTCGGGGTCGGTGCGTTCACCGGGGCTTTTTTTCACGTGTTGACGCACGCTTTCTTCAAAGCTTTACTCTTTTTGGGTGCCGGTTCTGTTATACATGCCATGCACAATGAGCAGGATATGCGCAAAATGGGCGGTCTTCGCAAAGCGTTGCCCATTACATTTACGACTATGCTTATCGGAACGATCGCCATCAGTGGTATTCCGCCCTTTGCAGGCTTCTTTTCCAAGGATGAAATCTTGGCGCACACTTTTCAACACCAACCGCTGTTTTGGGCGGTAGGCTTTTTGACGGCATTGTGCACCGCCTTTTACATGTTTCGTTTACTTTTCTTGACGTTTTTCGGGAAATTCCGTGGAACGGACGAACAGCAGCGGCATCTTCATGAATCGCCTTGGCAAATGACGCTACCGCTTATCGTGCTGGCCATATTATCGGCGCTTGGCGGTTGGATAAATTTACCGGCGGCGCTTGGCGGTCATCATAACCTGGAAACGTTTTTAGCACCCATTTTCGAATTGGGCAAGCCGCATAGCGTAGCCTTGTCGTTAAGCCACAGTACGGAGTACATGTTGATGGCTGTTTCCAGTCTTGGAGCCATCGTTATGTTAATTCTGGCTTACGTACGCTATGTCAAGTCCGGACGCATTCCCAAGCCGGAAAATGAAGCCACCGGGCTTTTGCACAGATTGTCCTTTCATAAATTGTATGTAGATGAGCTTTACGATCTTCTTTTTGTAAAACCATTTAAGAAATTGTCCAGGTTTCTCTTCACCTATATCGATAAGATGGGAATAGATGGTTTTGTGAACGGCGTAGGCGAATTCTTTGTCGGCTCTGGAAAAGGGATTCGTCAACTACAAAGTGGCCACGTAGGCTTTTATATAATGATGATGGTTATCGGTGTGATTGCTATCTTGATTTACGGAATCGTACGTATTTAA
- the nuoK gene encoding NADH-quinone oxidoreductase subunit NuoK, protein MDSMITQIQGVPLNHYIIFCSLIFAIGVTGVLIRRNVIIIMMSIELMLNSVNLLLAAFSAYRGDASGQVFVFFIMALAAAEVAVGLAIIIMVYRNTKSVDIESLSKLRW, encoded by the coding sequence ATGGATAGTATGATAACACAAATTCAGGGCGTTCCACTGAATCACTACATCATCTTCTGTAGTTTAATTTTTGCTATAGGCGTAACCGGCGTATTGATTCGCCGTAACGTCATCATCATCATGATGTCAATCGAATTAATGCTTAACTCCGTCAATCTCTTGCTGGCAGCTTTTTCTGCCTATCGGGGAGACGCGAGCGGACAGGTATTTGTCTTTTTTATTATGGCGTTGGCTGCGGCAGAAGTAGCCGTAGGTTTGGCAATCATCATTATGGTCTACAGAAATACGAAGTCGGTGGATATCGAATCCCTCAGTAAACTACGTTGGTAA
- a CDS encoding NADH-quinone oxidoreductase subunit J family protein, with protein MSVFYLVAFLAIFFALMTIFTKNPVHSVLYLVVTFFTLTIHYILLNAQFLAVVNFIVYMGAIMVLFLFVLMLLNLNGDTEPVKSNLAKIMGAIAGMCLIATFLGAFRVLQPNNEMVVGNAEIGLVKNLGKVLFNEFLLPFEISSILLLTAMVGAVLLAKKEVRKV; from the coding sequence ATGTCTGTATTTTATTTAGTCGCCTTTTTAGCGATTTTCTTTGCGCTGATGACCATTTTTACGAAGAATCCTGTACACAGCGTCTTGTATTTGGTAGTCACTTTCTTTACGTTGACCATCCATTATATTTTGCTGAATGCGCAGTTTCTGGCGGTGGTAAATTTCATTGTTTACATGGGCGCCATTATGGTATTGTTTCTTTTCGTGCTGATGCTCCTTAATCTCAATGGCGATACCGAACCTGTGAAGTCCAATTTAGCGAAGATCATGGGCGCTATAGCCGGAATGTGCCTCATAGCAACATTTTTGGGCGCGTTCCGCGTGTTGCAGCCCAATAATGAGATGGTCGTTGGAAATGCAGAAATAGGGCTGGTCAAAAACCTGGGTAAAGTGCTCTTTAATGAATTTTTACTACCCTTCGAAATCTCCTCCATCCTGTTGCTGACAGCGATGGTTGGCGCTGTTTTGTTGGCTAAAAAAGAGGTGAGAAAAGTATAA
- a CDS encoding NuoI/complex I 23 kDa subunit family protein encodes MESLSNRKKVIEQKPMNFWERMYLPAIAKGLGITIRHFFKKIPTVKYPEEKRPYAKNFRGLHSLKRDEEGRERCTACGLCALSCPAEAITMTAAERTKGEESLYREEKYASVYEINMLRCIFCGLCEEACPKEAIYLDGPHVTASYLRKDFIYGKDKLVEPAFDIKKLNQEKAN; translated from the coding sequence ATGGAGTCATTATCAAATAGAAAAAAAGTTATCGAACAAAAACCCATGAATTTTTGGGAGCGAATGTACCTTCCTGCGATTGCTAAAGGATTGGGAATTACGATACGACATTTTTTCAAAAAAATACCTACGGTAAAATATCCCGAGGAGAAACGCCCTTATGCGAAGAATTTCAGAGGGCTGCACTCGTTGAAGCGTGATGAAGAAGGGCGCGAACGCTGCACCGCTTGCGGGCTATGTGCGCTTTCCTGTCCGGCAGAAGCCATCACCATGACGGCTGCTGAACGTACCAAAGGGGAAGAAAGCTTGTATCGTGAGGAAAAGTATGCTTCTGTATATGAGATCAATATGTTGCGTTGTATTTTTTGCGGCCTGTGCGAAGAGGCTTGTCCTAAAGAAGCTATTTATTTAGATGGCCCGCATGTTACGGCATCCTATCTGCGTAAAGATTTCATCTATGGTAAAGATAAATTGGTTGAACCTGCATTTGATATCAAAAAGTTAAACCAAGAAAAAGCAAATTAA
- the nuoH gene encoding NADH-quinone oxidoreductase subunit NuoH has protein sequence MEGAFILEKLILVVIVFTISLVIAMYSTLAERKIAGFMQDRYGPNRAGFGGILQPLCDGGKFFFKEEIIPAGAHKALFVLGPTLAIITACISSAVIPWGQTLTFGDRVVTLQVADINVGVLYIFGVVALGVYGIMIGGWASNNKFSLMGAIRAASQSISYEIGMGLSIIALLMVSGTLSMSEIVAQQSGFVNWNIWVQPIGFLIFMTCAFAECNRVPFDLPECETELVGGYHTEYSSMKLGLYMFSEYINMFVSSALMAALYFGGYNFPFMYDLGLSQNWITIIGVLVFFIKIFGFIFFFMWIRWTLPRFRYDQLMNLGWKMLIPLAIANIVLTGIVTIIKDTYFS, from the coding sequence ATGGAAGGAGCTTTTATTTTAGAGAAGTTAATATTGGTTGTTATTGTGTTTACCATCTCCTTGGTCATCGCGATGTATTCAACCTTGGCCGAGCGTAAGATTGCGGGCTTTATGCAAGATCGTTATGGCCCAAACCGAGCTGGATTTGGTGGAATTTTACAGCCGCTTTGTGACGGCGGGAAGTTCTTTTTTAAAGAAGAGATCATTCCGGCCGGCGCGCACAAAGCTTTATTTGTGCTCGGGCCCACGTTAGCCATTATTACCGCGTGCATCAGTTCGGCAGTTATTCCCTGGGGGCAAACGTTAACATTCGGCGATCGCGTTGTTACGCTTCAGGTAGCAGATATCAATGTTGGCGTGCTTTACATTTTTGGCGTGGTTGCTTTGGGCGTTTACGGCATTATGATTGGCGGTTGGGCGTCTAACAATAAATTTTCCTTGATGGGTGCTATCCGCGCAGCGTCACAAAGCATTAGCTATGAAATTGGAATGGGCCTTTCCATTATTGCTTTGTTGATGGTTTCTGGAACATTATCCATGAGCGAGATTGTTGCACAGCAGTCGGGTTTTGTCAACTGGAATATTTGGGTGCAGCCCATCGGTTTTCTGATCTTCATGACCTGTGCATTTGCCGAGTGTAACCGAGTGCCTTTCGATTTGCCAGAGTGTGAAACTGAGCTTGTCGGTGGGTATCACACGGAGTATTCTTCCATGAAGCTGGGGCTTTACATGTTTTCTGAGTACATCAACATGTTTGTTTCCTCCGCTTTGATGGCAGCACTTTATTTTGGTGGCTATAATTTCCCGTTTATGTATGACCTGGGGCTATCACAAAATTGGATCACGATCATCGGTGTGCTTGTCTTCTTCATCAAAATATTTGGTTTTATTTTCTTTTTCATGTGGATACGTTGGACATTGCCGCGTTTTCGCTACGACCAATTGATGAACTTAGGTTGGAAAATGCTTATTCCGCTTGCCATCGCCAATATTGTATTGACCGGCATCGTAACGATTATTAAGGATACCTATTTTTCATAA